The Lycorma delicatula isolate Av1 chromosome 8, ASM4794821v1, whole genome shotgun sequence DNA segment cttattttgtttttaatttaattactttactcctaataaatatcacaaagaaggttatataaagtaaaattcaatTGTCACTGACTTTTGCTATCAATAAAAAGTGATTTGTTACCTACTACTAATCATCAGTGTTCAATGTGCGATAAAACTATTCTTTAAGGAATACAGTACCATTTTCTACTTATGTAATTaacataatgttaattatttattcttatcagttgctttataataattatttaaaaaatttttaacagcttTTGTTGATAAAGTGATacaattaataagttaaaaacacCTGAACTCAATTCTTTATCAgtaatttagtgatgaaaaagtACCATTTAGTAAGTCTGTTTATGagttaagttataataaaaaattacaatcacgATAACTGTAATTGTGAACATTATTAGAATAAAACTGCCATACAGTACAGTATTTGCATGTGAACATTTCCATTATGTTAGGGGTGCCCCTAACATCTGTGTCAAATTacctaaagaaaaatttcattgttgctgATTATAATTTGGTTGAAAATCACAAAGTGAATTAAACAATAGGTAAATAATAATCgcagccggcctctgtggcacgaaTGGTAGCGTtgcggcctttcatctggaggtcccgggttcgaatcccggttggGCATGGCACTTCCACACAAGCTACatatcatttcatctcatcctctgaagcaatgcctaacggtggaccaggaggttaaacacaaaaaaaaaaaattgcacaattttcttttctaaaaatatttaattataaataaaatagtcacTTCATACATGCAACTCTATTCTGCAGCTGACACTTGGAAACAAGTGCTTTGTTTCCAACAAAGCACTAGTCATCTAGTCCAGCTAGGTATTATATGTTAACCAACAACTCATTGGTTTGTATGGCCACTATAAAGTCAAgagtaattcataaatattatcatGTGGTAGTCAACAAATTAGTGTGCAATTGTGTCGATTTTACTGGCATGACATTTTTACAACCTTAGACAatgaattttatctatattttcacAAGAAGGATGAAACTgataaattagaatgattgataGCTGCAATATTgattacaaaaaacattaatgaacTATAGAAAACAGTTACTAAGGAGAGTTAAGGATTAAGTGGTTTCCTATTGCTGTCTTTACTGAGCTGAATATACTGTTGCATGACAGCATAGTGCTCTTTGAATGTAGATAATATTCAGCTTTACTGAAACTTGTACTTCATTCTCCACAGggactgtataatgaacatcattagtGCCTGTTAAATCTTAAGATGTTTTACATGCATCACAGtcataagaaaaaatcttaagatGGTTTACATGCATCACAGTCATAAGAAAGCCTGAGAAAAACatgttaagtaataaattaacaactaTTATGCAGTGCAACAATGCATATTACATATACTGCCTCCTCTCAGTAGAAATagtgtacataaaaattaaacattattaacttagacattttaaatagaatgataaattaactatttaattttttttccatgtccttaaataatttgaattaactacaaaaaaaaaaaaaaatctaacaaaattgcATTAATAGAAATGCgatgttatgtaattaaaataattattttcaatattacagtaaGTAGTaagtctgttaatttttttaattgtgtaaatattagattagaataacatgcttataattatttaatttttcttcattaccttAACTAATAACAATGTTTCTTTAGTATGAACAGTGATTTACAgttatcagaaatttaaatttcaattaaattgaacaagtagtttggagattttgagccacaaaattttatacttaggcatatttatatataaggaccctgatttaagtgaatagtatttctGTATTCCTCATAACTCAAAATAGAGAGATTCATTTTCAACCCCATTACCATCATATGACCAAAGTAATAccataattatctataaaaaatctgtaaaaacaatGTACATAGGACAAAAAAGTACAGATAATGCAGTAGTGGcagtgttaaattttgtttaaaagtttttctgctagctgatttaattttttttaccttagagTTTTCAGAAATTCGAGCTGGATTAGAACTTTTTGGTATAACAGCTGCTCCTAATTGTACAATATGTCGCAGTAGAATTTGTGCTGGTGTACGTTTGTGTGTTTTTGCCAGCTTTGTAACAGTATCACTGTGCAGTATATCTGGTGACTGTAAACTAGAAAAACAAGTCATAagcaaatacattaattaattaattagaagaggcaatatctatataataaaaattactaaaaaaaagcttGATTTTAAGATAAATCCATAAATTGGTGCATATTTAGTAGTTGTGTAGACATTTATCAATCTTAACTTCAGTCTTCTttgcaaagaattttttaattatacctttATATTATGTTGGTAGGACCACTGCAAATGACTAGATAAGAACACACTTTTCAAAGTCttaacttttataagaatttactgCTTCTTAACCACAAATAAACcattcaaattgttttattactataattttatctcaaataaacTTTTTGTTAAGATAGTGGCACCtcaatgaataatttatgttaaaattcaagAATGTTAACTTGCataagaattttttgatttttaattgaattgcTACATTTTTTTATCCCATAAAATGTGACGTTTTCATACAAATTAAGAGTTCACTTTATATCTTTGTAGTAATATCACTTATAATGGATTATTGTAATTTGACTTATAAAAAAGTAGGCctcattttacttattaataaagtgTGTAATTAACAGTCCTATCTGAAATATGGTTTAGGGCAGAATGTCTGCagttttcagaacaagaaataacaaaagtagaaaaagagttcttaagaaaaatttgaagatggaattttcaaatgaaaaagaaatttataaatatatagaaaaaatagagGACTTAAATCTGGAAAGAAGATTACAGATTTATGGACATATACGCAGAAGGAAAGGAATAGGAGTAGAAAAGGGAAAATCCATCCACACAGAAACTACCTCTGATCAAGATACTTTACTGTTTCTTCCAGGACTTTGTATTCTAGTCAGTAAGcccttcatttatttaaataattgaactacagtaatttttttaagattaatttacaaataattctcTTAAATGTTTTAGAATTGGTTCCACcaacttaattaatattacatacattcttacctaatttgatatttattcataaaatgttgtTTAGAACCAGGTGAGCCAAGCGGTGAGTAAGCAGTAATAGcgatgtttttttgtttacaaaaatcaaCGAGATCTTTCTGTTGTAAAGCAGCATGCATTTCAATTTGTAAACAAGAAGGCTGAATGGTAGCTATATTGCATAGTCGTTctatttgtgatttattaaaatttgaaattccaaTAGAACGCACTTTACCAGCATTAACTTGCTTTTCCATCTCCtgtattatgagaaaaataaacagtcggtaacaaaggaaaaattatttcacagttagtattataatattgaatattactaaaaatcaaaaaaaccaaATTAGGTTTACTGTAATTGCAATAGAAAAggcggtatttattttcaaattatttacttgagaaattaatatctaaaaccaCACGAAAAAAATGGTAAAACTTGATTACATAGCACGCTTTTATGACAATAATTGTTAcgttaaatttaatagttaacaGTGTTTTTTTTAGCGACCAGATTATATGCAAGTGCATATTTACATAAAAGCCCATTTTCACcgattattgcatattttccttaaaacctaGTGAtggatgcatattttcgctattattacaatatttttcggtggggtacttagttaataaattaaatctttcgtTGTAGCCGATCAAACCTATTAGCCACACGGCTCTTGGAGGGCACTTAGCAGCCACGCGACTAtggttttggtaggataatattatgaGGCCAAATAAAATACAGACTCACGCAAGACAAAAATGTACGATACCGATCTGCGTCGCGCACGCCTAGTGCAGCACTTCtcccactaggcaattaaattactCAAGTTTTTCTTGACGCGCttattgcattagtttagttttttttatttatttgagctaagtttaatgtgtaccatgcCTCCCGAAAAAAGTGCCTCTTCGTAGATGGCTgactatcctggaacatttacataCAACGTTAATGTTTTATACTGtcgagtttgcgagaaaaatatttcgtgcacaaaaaactttcaaatagaccagcatgtaaagacaagtcttcatatcgTAGGATTGCAAAATAAAGACCCACGAGAACAAATTATAACAGCGGCAActagcagtgatttcacttccaaaggtaaaaaaactactttagcatggatttatgtgaagcattacttacaagtaatattcctcttcacaaacttacaaatcctaccttcaaagattttctgcgaaaatattgcttgaatcagaatataccagatgaatcaacattgcgtaaagattaaaaaccaacaacttacctacatgttctggaagaaatacttaatgaactcaaggatagcattTTTTGGATTTCAGCTGACAAAACTACCGACATTTGTGGCCGTTACATTGCGAGTTTAATTATCGGTGCATTAAAATTACAGCCTTCTTCTTACTATCTGGTGTCCTACAAAgaccttgaaaagacaaatcaCTCGACGATCGCCAGATTTGTGAATgagcgtattaaaaaaatacttactgaatCTTCTGCATATGAAAGagtgtttgtttatatttctctcagatgctgctccctatataatcaaggcagccaaagccctccaagtattttatcacaatttgatTGTGACGTGTTTTACTCACGGGGTACGTCGATTCGCTGAAGAAGTACGATccacgtttgggaatgtaaataaactgatttcatcaaaaaaataaagtgtttcttATGGCACCTGCTCACAATAAtgcctataaagaaaaaatgccAAATGTGTCTTTACCTCCCGAACTAGTGGTAACTCGATGGTGAATATGGATTGATgctgtactgttttacaatgaacatttcgagGTCATCAAATGTGTAGTAAACGACTTTGATAGTGCAGAGGCTGtggcagtttgtcagtccaaggaagcatttaacgattctagtacAAAAAACATAACtgtgattagcactcatttttcCTACATACCTGCAAGTATTAAAAACCTTGAaacttgaaactcaaggtttggcgttGACAGATTCTATTtggttaatgaataaaatctgcCATATGAACTCTGCATTGCCAGAGGTATTCCcatgtaaacttaaagaaaatttgaaaacattttgaacaataacccaggctttgaacctttgtgtaaaattgataattttataaatacaatgggTGAACTTTTGCCAGTAACAATAGGTGCTAAAATAGCACCCAAATTTAAATATtgcccagttacctcagtggatgtggTACGATTCTTTTGCACttaaatattttgagtgatcgaagaCAGAATCTTACTACtgaacatttggaacagtaccagattgtttacgtttacaaaattaacaaaatgttaaataattgttaattattgatcTGTTATtaaactacttactaattgtacgctgattttgaaatgaaaaaactaaaaattactatttttttaaagttgcatattttaagcattttcatgcgaatttcaagcattttatgttgcatataatctgGTCTCTAGTGATTTtactatgaaatttttattaattcacaaaagTGGTTAACAATTACTCGTAATCCAGAGATAGCGTGCAAAAACACAGATCAATAATGGTTTTGGAGAATGGATATCGAAAGAGGCTAAGATTCAGTCATCAGATTACTTTCTCTTGGGAGAATCAAGGAGGTGTGTAGTACTTCAAAACAAACTTGAATgcatgtttatacatttttactcttACGGTGCTTTATTAGTCTGttattgctataaaatttaataataggtaAATGtgtaataatctaaaataacttTCTGAACACTTGTTATAAAAGCTCTAGAGGATGAATGTAATGTAAAAACTTAGTTAAGAAAATAACAACATTTCACCTTTCTTCATCCTGATGTcccaaaaaaaaccattaaattatcaGAGAGTCTTAGAATGGTGTATAGTGCACTGAAGTGTTAGTACTTTTTTTTCTCCAATTGGAAAGTTTAAAGTCCAGctctacaaattatattttacattaaactccCTCAATACCATCTCAAGTCTTCATTTTGCTGTTGGATTCTATTCTACTGCACATCCTAACTTAACTGAAATCCAGAGATGTAGCAAGCTACTGTCACCCTACTCTAGAGACACAGTTGCCTACAGGTCCTGAATAAAAAAGCTCCTCTCTATGTATCTATAGACTTCCAAAATATCATACAAGCAATCCGAGAAGGATATAGGAATGGCACTGAAAagtaaatatctcaaaaaatcaTACATCAATCAAACTTAgaatttaaaacagattattgttattgttacaaAGGGATTATGTATCTAATTTATCCAAAGtagaacatgtatataaatatatgttctacTTCAAGTGTTAAGTGcacttcacaatttttaattaaaataaggttTTTGTACTCACCTTCCAAACACCAATATGATCTGTTTCATTTAACACTAAAGTACCATCTTCATTTTTGGCTGGAGAATCACCTGTCTCATCAGGAGAAAAAGTAAATGGCATATGAATAAGATAcaagtcaacataatctaatttAAGTCGACTAAGTGATCTGTTCAAGTAATTTTCAACATCTGCAGGTCGATTACCAACATGAGGaagctgaaatttaaatatgaaaaattatgcttaattttttactacataatctaaaataaataaataaataaattatgtaatctaaactgataatgtaattttttgagcAGAATGACAAAATTTGATACcacttgaaattattaattataacaacaactgttattaaatacaacattttcattatcaaactaatattttcttaatttaaaacctggaataaattacagataattttaaatttgtactcGCAAAGGATTCTCAATTTTCTCATGTAATTTTTCATCTGCCCCCATTTTCTTacacataaaaaagtattatgtttttaacttgTCAAATTTCATAGAAGCagccatattaaattttaaattaatattttaaaaaaaattattaattctatttaagtcatattttattacttaaaatgaaaatattttattatgaaaataaaattatatttcagttgtaTGAATATGATTTCAAACTTAGATGATGGAAACtgtacaacttaattaaaaattttaagaaatattttttgaacttttttattcctatttaagaaaactaaatataatttgatgtttAACCATATCTGTAATGGCTGATTTAGTGTTATTTATCATTAAGAGCCGAGCACTGAATTCTTTGCTTATGATTTGTTTAACTAGTGTTACCACTTATTCCTGCATGCTAGCTTAGttctttatacttaatttttttcaattatcaaatTGATACAACAGAAATGGAAGTGCTGTGCAAGAGGTATTTCACAGGTATTTCAAAATACCtgtagatattttgaaatatctaCAGGT contains these protein-coding regions:
- the LOC142329252 gene encoding 1,5-anhydro-D-fructose reductase-like encodes the protein MYKIRLSSGHLMPVLGLGTWQAAPDVVTQAVLSALNVGYRHIDTAYNYRNEDAIGSALQQWFKEGNNREDLFITTKLPHVGNRPADVENYLNRSLSRLKLDYVDLYLIHMPFTFSPDETGDSPAKNEDGTLVLNETDHIGVWKEMEKQVNAGKVRSIGISNFNKSQIERLCNIATIQPSCLQIEMHAALQQKDLVDFCKQKNIAITAYSPLGSPGSKQHFMNKYQISLQSPDILHSDTVTKLAKTHKRTPAQILLRHIVQLGAAVIPKSSNPARISENSKIFDFELSESEMEEMKHLDQGEKGRILDFKFFKGVENHPEYPFPKAVSN